In Denitratisoma sp. DHT3, one DNA window encodes the following:
- a CDS encoding class I SAM-dependent methyltransferase, whose protein sequence is MLAGQELFWDKSLSLSERLYCHLLGIPIVGLRIRLRRIKKLLPQTAANILDAGCGRGIFARFLAAKFPMANVTGVDSDTALQERNRNIARAIDIESRCDFVVADLTRYQPGRKFDLILSVDNLEHIEDDIEVIHKLASMLAEGGTMIVHVPHYYRRWPVFRWTENFDVPGHVRPGYHLAEIRSRIEDTGLTIQAAGYSYGLLENLSNNISYAVTGAEERNKYLYALLFPLLNLIAWFGQWSRPDFGAGIWIRAYQGTQQGTTALMEDDVESKLT, encoded by the coding sequence TTGCTTGCTGGCCAAGAACTCTTCTGGGACAAATCCCTGTCACTATCCGAACGGCTCTACTGCCACCTTCTGGGCATACCGATCGTCGGTCTGCGTATTCGACTGCGAAGAATCAAGAAACTACTGCCCCAAACGGCAGCCAATATCCTTGATGCCGGCTGCGGGCGCGGCATATTCGCCCGCTTCCTGGCTGCAAAGTTTCCCATGGCGAATGTCACTGGTGTGGACTCCGATACCGCACTTCAGGAAAGAAACCGGAACATCGCCCGTGCCATCGACATCGAGAGCCGTTGTGATTTTGTAGTCGCCGACCTGACTCGGTATCAACCAGGAAGAAAATTCGACCTGATTCTCTCAGTGGATAATCTGGAGCACATCGAGGACGACATCGAAGTCATCCACAAACTTGCCTCGATGCTGGCCGAGGGCGGCACAATGATCGTGCATGTGCCCCACTATTACCGGCGCTGGCCCGTCTTCCGCTGGACAGAGAATTTCGACGTACCCGGCCATGTACGCCCTGGCTATCACCTCGCCGAGATCCGCTCCCGAATCGAGGACACTGGCCTAACCATCCAGGCTGCCGGCTACAGTTATGGATTGCTGGAGAATCTATCCAACAATATCTCCTATGCCGTCACGGGAGCGGAAGAACGCAACAAGTACCTGTATGCCCTACTATTTCCGCTCCTCAACTTGATTGCCTGGTTTGGCCAGTGGAGCCGGCCCGACTTCGGTGCCGGAATTTGGATTCGCGCATACCAAGGCACACAGCAAGGCACCACGGCCCTCATGGAAGACGACGTCGAAAGTAAACTCACGTGA
- the galE gene encoding UDP-glucose 4-epimerase GalE has protein sequence MSTGEILVTGGTGFIGSHCCVSLMKQGYRVVVVDNLSNSDAGVIDRIASITGSRPAFYIADVRNADEMDRVLRRHDISAAIHFAGLKAVGESVAVPLRYFDNNVGGTIALCQVLNTHGIKRLIFSSSATVYGAPDRVPVAEDAPLRPASPYGHSKAMVEQILADLSHADPEWRIGILRYFNPAGAHESGLIGESPRGTPNNLVPFLAQVAAGQRDALNIFGNDYPTPDGTGIRDYIHVMDLAEGHCAALEALLQGQPGFTVNLGSGRGHSVLDVVRAFEAACGHAIPCHHAPRRAGDVAEYYADPSRAMTLLGWESRRDLESICRDAWHSQCRQSNGASQR, from the coding sequence ATGAGCACCGGCGAAATTCTGGTCACCGGAGGCACCGGTTTCATCGGTTCCCATTGTTGCGTCTCCCTGATGAAACAGGGGTATCGCGTGGTGGTGGTGGACAATCTGAGCAACAGCGATGCCGGCGTGATCGACCGCATCGCCAGCATCACCGGCAGCCGTCCGGCCTTCTATATCGCCGACGTCCGCAACGCGGACGAGATGGACCGGGTGCTCCGACGCCATGACATCTCCGCGGCCATCCACTTTGCCGGACTCAAGGCAGTGGGAGAATCGGTGGCAGTTCCATTGCGGTATTTCGACAACAACGTCGGCGGCACCATCGCCCTCTGTCAGGTGCTGAACACGCATGGGATCAAGCGGCTGATCTTTAGTTCATCCGCTACCGTCTACGGTGCGCCGGACCGTGTGCCCGTCGCCGAGGATGCGCCGCTGCGCCCGGCGAGCCCCTATGGCCACAGCAAAGCGATGGTGGAGCAGATCCTCGCCGACCTGAGTCACGCCGACCCCGAGTGGCGGATCGGCATCCTGCGCTACTTCAACCCCGCCGGCGCCCACGAGTCCGGGTTGATCGGCGAAAGCCCGCGCGGTACGCCCAACAATCTGGTGCCCTTTCTGGCCCAGGTGGCAGCGGGCCAGCGCGATGCCCTGAACATTTTTGGTAACGACTACCCCACCCCGGACGGCACCGGCATCCGCGACTACATCCACGTCATGGATCTGGCCGAGGGCCACTGCGCCGCACTGGAAGCCCTGCTGCAAGGCCAGCCCGGCTTCACCGTCAACCTGGGCAGCGGACGGGGACACAGCGTGCTGGATGTCGTGCGCGCCTTCGAGGCGGCCTGCGGCCACGCGATCCCCTGCCATCACGCGCCACGGCGAGCGGGTGACGTGGCCGAATACTATGCAGATCCGTCACGGGCGATGACCCTCCTCGGCTGGGAAAGCCGCCGCGACTTGGAATCCATTTGCCGCGATGCGTGGCACTCACAGTGCAGGCAGTCCAACGGAGCCTCGCAACGATGA
- a CDS encoding SixA phosphatase family protein, whose translation MDIILWRHAEAEDARPGQDDLDRALTPKGQRQAARVARWLDAWLPQDTRILVSPARRARETAHALHRTHEVEPAIAPAASAADLLRAAHWPEMKRPVLLVGHQPTLGELAALLVGGEEDAWAVRKGAVWWLSHSPGAARVDLRAIVDPKFLR comes from the coding sequence ATGGACATCATTCTGTGGCGCCATGCCGAAGCTGAAGACGCGCGCCCCGGGCAGGATGACCTGGATCGCGCCCTCACGCCGAAGGGCCAGCGCCAGGCCGCCCGGGTGGCCCGCTGGCTCGATGCCTGGCTGCCGCAGGACACGCGCATCCTGGTGAGTCCGGCGCGGCGTGCCCGCGAAACCGCCCATGCCCTGCACCGCACCCACGAAGTGGAACCCGCCATCGCACCCGCCGCCAGCGCCGCCGACCTGCTGCGGGCCGCGCACTGGCCCGAGATGAAACGGCCGGTGCTGCTGGTGGGACACCAACCCACCCTGGGCGAACTCGCCGCGCTGCTGGTCGGCGGCGAGGAGGATGCGTGGGCGGTCCGCAAGGGGGCAGTCTGGTGGCTGAGTCACTCACCCGGCGCAGCCCGTGTCGACCTGCGGGCTATCGTGGACCCGAAATTCCTCAGATGA
- a CDS encoding CYTH and CHAD domain-containing protein, which translates to MAEEIELKLALPENEHQRFLRHPLLKCAVSRQAGPLLNVYYDTPDLALYRKGMALRLRRKGGQWLQTVKCAGASAAGLTARPEWETPYGGRFDFSVVSAPKVRKWLERPSTRERIVPLFETNFRRVTWRFEPAPDCVVLLMLDRGWVAAADRREAISEVELELESGPVSQLFAIAEQLAERVTLVPALLSKAERGYRIFSGTAEAPLKAGSIELAADMAPLAAFHRIALDCLAHLQANHAGAVKDEDPEYIHQMRVAARRLRAALRLFSPLLPAGFAQGLLPPLRELMDLLGQLRDLDVLLAEIVQPVVAALPDEPRLAALAGLVAAQREQARQRALEALQGRDYGRLMLRTTAQCHALSELPPAPGAKAATLAEFAAHRLRRQRRKVLTLAAAASHDRPTSLHAVRIAIKRLRYGLEFFAPLMPASNSRRLLDKLVTLQDILGQLNDLASAGDRLSRYAADAPQLREAVTLVAGWHGRRHHRLRKRIPAALANLGKLRLPALE; encoded by the coding sequence ATGGCCGAAGAGATCGAACTCAAGCTGGCATTGCCGGAAAATGAGCATCAGCGCTTCCTCAGGCATCCGCTGCTGAAGTGTGCCGTTTCCCGCCAGGCCGGCCCGCTGCTGAACGTCTATTACGACACGCCGGATCTGGCGCTGTACCGCAAGGGCATGGCGTTGCGCCTGCGCCGCAAGGGCGGCCAATGGCTGCAGACCGTCAAATGCGCCGGCGCCTCGGCGGCGGGCCTGACGGCGCGCCCCGAATGGGAGACGCCTTACGGCGGCCGGTTCGACTTTTCCGTCGTCAGCGCGCCCAAGGTCCGCAAATGGCTGGAACGCCCTTCAACCCGGGAGCGCATCGTCCCGCTGTTCGAGACCAACTTCCGCCGCGTCACCTGGCGTTTCGAACCGGCGCCGGACTGTGTCGTCCTGCTGATGCTGGACCGCGGCTGGGTCGCCGCGGCCGATCGGCGCGAAGCCATCTCCGAGGTGGAGCTCGAACTGGAGAGCGGTCCGGTATCGCAACTATTCGCCATCGCGGAGCAGTTGGCCGAGCGCGTCACCCTGGTCCCCGCCCTGCTGTCCAAGGCCGAGCGCGGCTACCGGATTTTTTCGGGTACAGCCGAAGCGCCGCTCAAGGCGGGTTCCATTGAACTCGCGGCCGACATGGCGCCGCTGGCGGCCTTCCACCGCATCGCCCTGGATTGCCTGGCGCATTTGCAGGCCAATCATGCCGGCGCGGTCAAGGACGAGGACCCCGAATACATTCACCAGATGCGCGTCGCCGCCCGGCGCCTGCGCGCCGCGCTGCGCTTGTTCTCCCCGCTGCTGCCGGCAGGATTCGCGCAAGGGCTGTTGCCGCCGTTGCGCGAACTGATGGATCTGTTGGGGCAGTTGCGGGATCTGGATGTGCTGCTGGCGGAGATTGTGCAGCCGGTCGTCGCCGCCCTGCCCGACGAACCGCGCCTGGCGGCACTGGCCGGGCTGGTCGCCGCGCAGCGGGAGCAGGCCCGGCAACGGGCGCTGGAAGCTCTGCAGGGGCGCGACTACGGCCGCCTGATGCTGCGGACCACCGCCCAGTGCCATGCCCTGTCGGAACTCCCGCCGGCACCGGGCGCGAAAGCCGCGACCCTGGCCGAGTTCGCCGCACACCGCCTGCGCCGGCAACGCCGCAAGGTGCTGACGCTGGCGGCCGCCGCCAGCCACGACCGGCCGACCAGCCTGCATGCAGTCCGCATCGCCATCAAGCGCCTGCGCTATGGTCTGGAGTTCTTCGCTCCGCTCATGCCCGCGTCCAACTCCCGCCGCCTGCTGGATAAGCTGGTGACCTTGCAGGATATCCTCGGACAACTCAACGACCTGGCCAGCGCCGGAGACCGGCTCTCCCGCTACGCCGCCGACGCCCCGCAGTTGCGGGAAGCGGTGACCCTGGTCGCCGGCTGGCACGGCAGGCGCCACCACCGCTTGCGGAAGCGGATTCCCGCTGCCCTGGCAAATCTGGGCAAGCTGCGCCTGCCGGCATTGGAGTAA
- a CDS encoding acyl-CoA carboxylase subunit beta — protein sequence MKRSDKTPDDWAVLLEEFERRKAQAHTMGGPDKLAKRAASGRRNAREMIELLADPGSFMELGTLVGGHSYHGEPPVPADALVAGLATVDGRTVVVGCEDFTVGGGSIGHGTAAKRMRLARLAHQERCPLIMMLDGAGARATNALERHPYAPNDLQELAALSGLVPTVALVLGSSAGHGVLTGLLMDFVIALENATLFAAGPPLVQAALGEKVSKEELGAATMHARESGVVHNIVQDEEQACRLIRQYLAFLPANAWEYPPSRVEKKKDGERRLDEILQVVPCNGRQAYDMRKVLRLLADHGDFLEFQPLYGTPLLTGFLRLGGQPCAFVANQPAVLAGSITAEAAEKAAHFLHLANAFHLPVIFLTDNPGIMSGTKAEREGTLRAAARMYLAQAKLTSPKLHVTLRKAFGFGSSLMGMNPFDQQTITLAFPGISLGGLPAGGGGNAAKLDDERKARLAEAVASGAWSTGDTMAFDEIIDPRDLRNALLRGLALSLGRRTEAAAPVRISGIQP from the coding sequence ATGAAGCGTAGCGACAAGACGCCGGACGACTGGGCCGTGCTGTTGGAGGAATTCGAACGGCGCAAGGCCCAGGCACACACCATGGGCGGCCCCGACAAGCTGGCCAAGCGTGCCGCCAGTGGCCGCCGCAACGCGCGGGAAATGATCGAACTGTTGGCCGACCCGGGCAGTTTCATGGAACTGGGCACCCTGGTCGGCGGCCACAGTTATCACGGCGAGCCGCCGGTACCCGCCGACGCGCTGGTGGCCGGGCTGGCCACCGTCGATGGCCGCACCGTCGTCGTCGGCTGCGAGGACTTCACGGTGGGCGGCGGCTCCATCGGCCATGGCACCGCCGCCAAACGCATGCGCCTGGCCCGCCTGGCGCACCAGGAACGCTGCCCCCTCATCATGATGCTGGACGGCGCGGGCGCCCGCGCCACCAACGCGCTGGAGCGCCATCCCTACGCGCCCAACGACCTCCAGGAACTGGCCGCACTGTCCGGGCTGGTGCCCACCGTGGCCCTGGTGCTGGGTTCATCCGCCGGCCATGGCGTGCTCACCGGGCTGCTGATGGACTTCGTCATCGCCCTGGAGAACGCCACGCTGTTCGCCGCCGGCCCGCCCCTGGTGCAGGCCGCGCTGGGCGAAAAAGTCAGCAAGGAGGAACTGGGTGCCGCGACGATGCATGCCCGGGAGTCCGGCGTGGTCCACAACATCGTCCAGGACGAGGAGCAGGCTTGCCGCCTGATCCGCCAATACCTCGCCTTCCTGCCGGCCAATGCCTGGGAGTACCCCCCTTCCCGTGTAGAAAAGAAAAAGGACGGCGAACGGCGACTGGATGAAATCCTCCAGGTCGTCCCCTGCAACGGCCGGCAGGCCTACGACATGCGCAAAGTGCTGCGGCTGCTCGCCGACCACGGGGATTTCCTGGAATTCCAGCCCCTCTACGGCACGCCGCTGTTGACCGGTTTTCTGCGCCTGGGCGGCCAGCCCTGCGCCTTCGTCGCCAACCAGCCGGCGGTGCTGGCCGGCTCCATCACCGCCGAGGCGGCGGAAAAGGCCGCCCATTTCCTGCACCTGGCCAACGCCTTCCACCTGCCGGTGATCTTCCTCACCGACAATCCCGGCATCATGTCCGGGACCAAGGCGGAACGGGAAGGCACGCTGCGCGCCGCCGCCCGCATGTACCTGGCCCAGGCCAAGCTGACCAGTCCCAAGCTCCACGTGACGCTGCGCAAGGCCTTTGGTTTCGGCAGTTCCCTGATGGGGATGAACCCATTCGACCAGCAGACCATCACCCTCGCCTTCCCCGGCATTTCCCTGGGCGGACTGCCGGCGGGCGGCGGCGGCAACGCCGCCAAGCTGGACGACGAGCGCAAGGCCCGGCTGGCGGAAGCCGTCGCCAGCGGCGCCTGGAGCACCGGCGACACCATGGCCTTCGACGAGATCATCGATCCCCGTGACCTGCGCAATGCCCTGCTGCGCGGCCTGGCGCTGTCCCTCGGACGGCGCACCGAGGCGGCCGCTCCGGTGCGCATCAGCGGCATCCAGCCCTGA
- a CDS encoding M48 family metalloprotease produces MKKALLAPLMLSLALAPIQPRALADGLPDLGEVAQVDLSPAMERRIGLSVMNEIRLKEPTYLDDPELEGYLSRIGKRLAAGVDGARQDFEFFVLKDATLNAFAMPGGYIGVHTGLILAAQSESELASVLGHEISHVTQHHLARLMNKQQQGQVMTMLAMAIAILAARNNSSMTQGALVGGQAAMIQNQLNYSRDFEREADRLGIQLLEKAGFDIRGMGSFFGRLDKFGRIYDNNAPGYLRTHPLTTERISDMENRIAMRPYHQVPDSLEFLLVKAKIQAQEGTPADAVTTFEHLLSERKFTVEAPVRYGLTRARLRAGDYAGAERELQTLRQAKVNSPMVDSLAAELRMKQNDPAGAARILRSALAHSPQERVLVYGLADALLADHHPDQALKLSIDDLQSYPSDARMYRLQARAYANLGKILLQHRAQAEAYYHSGQLMPAIEQLTLAQKAPDGDFYDRSKVDARLRELKVLQQEEAKERKERGQ; encoded by the coding sequence ATGAAAAAGGCACTGCTTGCTCCGCTGATGCTCTCCCTGGCCCTGGCGCCGATCCAGCCCCGGGCGCTGGCCGACGGCCTGCCGGACCTGGGCGAGGTGGCGCAGGTGGATCTCTCCCCGGCGATGGAGCGCCGCATCGGTCTCTCGGTGATGAACGAGATCCGCCTGAAGGAACCCACCTACCTGGATGATCCGGAACTGGAGGGCTACCTCTCGCGCATCGGCAAACGTCTGGCCGCCGGCGTGGATGGCGCGCGCCAGGATTTCGAGTTCTTCGTCCTCAAGGACGCCACGCTCAACGCCTTCGCCATGCCCGGCGGCTACATCGGCGTCCATACAGGGCTGATCCTCGCCGCCCAGTCCGAGTCCGAGCTGGCATCGGTGCTGGGACATGAAATCTCCCACGTCACCCAGCACCACCTGGCGCGCCTGATGAACAAGCAGCAGCAGGGCCAGGTGATGACGATGCTGGCGATGGCCATCGCCATCCTGGCGGCGCGCAACAACTCCAGCATGACGCAGGGCGCGCTGGTCGGCGGCCAGGCGGCGATGATCCAGAACCAGCTCAACTATTCGCGCGACTTCGAACGCGAGGCGGACCGTCTGGGCATCCAGCTGCTGGAGAAAGCCGGTTTCGACATCCGCGGCATGGGCAGTTTCTTCGGGCGGCTGGACAAGTTCGGCCGCATCTACGACAACAACGCGCCGGGCTATCTGCGCACCCACCCGCTGACCACGGAGCGGATTTCCGACATGGAAAACCGCATCGCCATGCGCCCCTACCACCAAGTGCCCGACTCCCTGGAATTCCTCCTGGTCAAGGCCAAGATCCAGGCCCAGGAAGGCACGCCGGCCGATGCCGTGACGACCTTCGAACACCTGCTCAGCGAGCGCAAATTCACCGTCGAGGCACCGGTCCGCTACGGCCTGACGCGGGCACGGCTGCGTGCCGGCGACTACGCCGGTGCGGAACGCGAACTACAGACGCTGCGCCAGGCGAAAGTGAACTCGCCGATGGTGGATAGCCTGGCGGCGGAGCTGCGGATGAAACAGAACGATCCGGCCGGTGCGGCACGCATCCTGCGTTCCGCCCTGGCCCACAGCCCCCAGGAACGGGTGTTGGTCTACGGCCTGGCGGACGCGCTGCTGGCGGACCACCATCCGGACCAGGCGCTGAAGCTCTCCATCGACGATCTCCAGAGCTATCCGTCCGATGCCCGCATGTACCGCCTCCAGGCCCGCGCCTACGCCAACCTCGGCAAGATCCTGCTGCAGCACCGGGCACAGGCCGAGGCCTACTATCACAGCGGCCAGCTGATGCCCGCCATCGAGCAGCTGACCCTGGCGCAGAAGGCGCCCGACGGCGATTTCTACGACCGCTCCAAAGTGGACGCCCGCCTGCGGGAACTCAAGGTCCTGCAGCAGGAAGAAGCGAAAGAGCGCAAGGAACGCGGCCAGTGA
- the moaC gene encoding cyclic pyranopterin monophosphate synthase MoaC produces the protein MTLTHFDASGQAHMVDVGEKAETRRVARAEGRIRMAPATFALIRSGDAKKGDVLGIARIAAIQASKRAGELIPLCHPIGLTRVAAEFFPDEANAIIRCEVTAETVGRTGVEMEALTAVSVGLLTIYDMCKAVDRGMVIEEIRLLEKLGGKSGHWQAGT, from the coding sequence ATGACGCTCACTCATTTCGATGCTTCCGGCCAGGCCCATATGGTCGATGTCGGCGAAAAGGCCGAAACCCGCCGTGTCGCCCGCGCCGAGGGGCGCATCCGCATGGCGCCGGCGACGTTCGCCCTGATCCGCAGCGGCGACGCCAAGAAGGGCGATGTGCTGGGCATCGCCCGCATCGCCGCGATCCAGGCCTCCAAGCGCGCCGGCGAGCTGATTCCGCTGTGCCATCCCATCGGCCTGACCCGGGTCGCCGCCGAGTTCTTCCCGGACGAGGCCAACGCCATCATCCGCTGCGAGGTGACGGCCGAGACCGTGGGCCGCACCGGGGTCGAGATGGAGGCGCTGACCGCCGTCTCGGTGGGGCTCCTGACCATCTACGACATGTGCAAGGCCGTGGATCGCGGTATGGTGATCGAGGAGATTCGCCTGCTGGAAAAGCTGGGCGGCAAGTCCGGCCACTGGCAGGCGGGGACGTAG
- a CDS encoding sulfurtransferase TusA family protein yields the protein MNVDRELDTRGLSCPLPILRTKKTLAEMQSGQVLRIVATDPGSVKDFPAFARQTGNELLSSEEGAGEFVFLMKRK from the coding sequence ATGAATGTCGATCGGGAACTGGATACGCGCGGGCTGAGTTGTCCGCTGCCCATCCTGCGCACCAAGAAGACCCTGGCGGAAATGCAGTCCGGCCAAGTGCTGCGCATCGTCGCCACCGACCCCGGCTCGGTCAAGGATTTTCCCGCTTTCGCCCGCCAGACCGGCAACGAGCTGCTCTCCAGCGAGGAGGGCGCGGGTGAATTCGTCTTCCTGATGAAGCGCAAGTAG
- a CDS encoding molybdopterin-dependent oxidoreductase codes for MTEVISGRRRFLKYAAGAAVAGAVGIPLFHYRFRTPAAASLGPRQASRLNTWEDLYRQRWTWDKIAKGSHGWSNCRSACAWDLYVKDGVVVREEQTATYEQSEPGVPDFNPRGCQKGACYTEVMYGPSRTSVPLKRVGPRGSGQWERISWDQAMGEIAEKCIAAASRWGTDTLYQDLGPNFDFGPTTAGRFKFQFMAGGLFADNWAEIGDLNFGAAMSLGFAHAGGSSDEWFLSDFLVVWMMNPSVTQIPDAHFLYEARYKGSELVVIDPMYSATAIHADQWLPIAVGTDAALGMAVARHLLEVNAIDLPYVREQTDLPLLARLDTGRFLREADLKEGGSETQLYMWHPARRAPVKAPGCTGNETRRLSLDFEPPIDGLWKIALKDGQEVAVVPVGAMLKEHLDPWTFEHTARVTGLSVEQIRTFAEGWAKAERPMVLSSWGSNRYLHSDLMNRSKLLCLALKGALGRKGAGYQACGWVDLEGFGNAMQMEKEGLQGRIAVLLGVMSPGELFNATLDIVMKRKTESDVALETENRYLKTKLCTTDVVEVNFRSKEYREALSREEKDLFPRPLTAYYDEAHEKNWAPGLPRKAPPKVFFSGGANLLRRNNLPQFLKAHIWDDMELIVDINPKFSFTGTQADYILPAAGWYEKSGIKYNMAYIPYLHYCDVAVPPLAEAKDEYEIYWLLTREIERRAKAQNLPVFDGCGRGNIDWKTLHQRYSNQGALGPKDAEKLAEEILRSDATQGMTIEGLKKTGIAKYTATGGNVQAGALNNPDWKGKGVLNTMTRFTEHKEPWPTYSGRITTFIDHPWFVEMREQFTTHKESPKAGGDYPFQFVSCHARWSIHSTWRDTPLMLRLQRGEPLVWLNPSDAAKVGVKDHDYAELYNDYGSVRMRIKHSTMVRPGVAYYYHAWEPHQFPNHQSYKWLIPGLVKPLHMAGGYGHINHAMNRYQPGSAVQDTRLGIRPWTGQSTGAKPVANV; via the coding sequence GTGACGGAAGTTATATCTGGGCGTAGGAGATTTCTCAAATACGCGGCGGGTGCCGCCGTCGCGGGGGCCGTCGGCATTCCGCTGTTCCACTATCGCTTCAGGACGCCGGCGGCCGCATCACTGGGTCCCCGCCAGGCGTCCCGGCTGAACACCTGGGAAGACCTCTACCGCCAGCGCTGGACCTGGGACAAGATCGCCAAGGGCTCCCATGGCTGGTCCAATTGCCGGTCCGCCTGCGCCTGGGATCTCTACGTCAAGGACGGGGTCGTGGTCCGGGAGGAGCAGACGGCCACCTATGAACAGTCCGAGCCCGGGGTGCCGGACTTCAATCCCCGGGGATGCCAGAAGGGGGCCTGCTACACCGAGGTGATGTATGGCCCGTCCCGGACCAGCGTGCCGCTGAAGCGTGTGGGGCCTCGCGGCTCCGGCCAATGGGAGCGCATCAGCTGGGATCAGGCCATGGGGGAGATCGCCGAGAAGTGCATCGCCGCCGCCAGCCGCTGGGGCACCGACACCCTCTATCAGGATCTCGGGCCCAACTTCGATTTCGGTCCCACCACTGCCGGCCGCTTCAAGTTCCAGTTCATGGCGGGCGGCTTGTTCGCCGACAACTGGGCCGAGATCGGCGATCTGAATTTCGGGGCCGCCATGTCGCTGGGTTTCGCCCATGCCGGCGGCTCCTCCGACGAATGGTTCCTCTCCGACTTCCTGGTGGTCTGGATGATGAACCCCTCGGTGACGCAGATCCCCGACGCCCATTTTCTCTACGAAGCCCGCTACAAGGGGTCGGAACTGGTGGTCATCGATCCGATGTATTCCGCCACGGCGATCCACGCCGACCAGTGGCTGCCCATCGCCGTGGGCACCGATGCCGCGTTGGGGATGGCGGTGGCCCGCCATCTGCTCGAGGTCAACGCCATCGACCTGCCCTACGTGCGGGAGCAGACCGACCTGCCGCTCCTGGCCCGCCTGGACACGGGGCGTTTCCTGCGGGAAGCGGACCTGAAGGAAGGGGGCAGCGAAACCCAGCTCTACATGTGGCACCCCGCCAGGCGGGCGCCGGTGAAGGCGCCGGGCTGCACCGGCAATGAAACCCGCAGGCTCAGCCTGGACTTCGAACCGCCCATCGACGGCCTGTGGAAGATCGCCCTGAAGGATGGCCAGGAAGTGGCCGTGGTGCCCGTCGGGGCGATGCTGAAAGAGCATCTGGATCCCTGGACCTTCGAGCACACCGCCCGGGTGACGGGGTTGAGCGTCGAGCAGATCCGTACCTTCGCCGAAGGCTGGGCCAAGGCCGAACGGCCCATGGTGCTCTCCTCCTGGGGCTCCAACCGCTACCTGCATTCGGACCTGATGAACCGGAGCAAGCTCCTGTGCCTGGCCCTGAAGGGAGCGCTGGGTCGCAAGGGGGCCGGCTACCAGGCGTGCGGCTGGGTGGACCTGGAAGGGTTCGGCAACGCCATGCAGATGGAGAAGGAAGGGCTGCAAGGGCGGATTGCCGTGTTGTTGGGAGTCATGTCGCCCGGAGAATTGTTCAACGCCACCCTGGACATCGTGATGAAGCGCAAGACCGAATCCGATGTGGCCCTGGAAACCGAGAACAGGTACCTGAAAACCAAGCTGTGCACCACCGACGTGGTGGAAGTGAATTTCCGCTCCAAGGAATACCGGGAAGCCCTGAGCCGTGAGGAGAAAGACCTGTTCCCGCGGCCGCTGACAGCCTATTACGACGAGGCTCACGAGAAAAACTGGGCGCCGGGGCTGCCGCGCAAGGCGCCGCCCAAGGTCTTTTTCAGCGGCGGCGCCAACCTGCTGCGGCGGAACAACCTGCCCCAGTTCCTCAAGGCCCATATCTGGGACGACATGGAGTTGATCGTGGACATCAACCCCAAGTTTTCCTTTACGGGCACCCAGGCCGATTACATCCTGCCGGCGGCGGGCTGGTACGAGAAATCCGGGATCAAGTACAACATGGCCTACATCCCGTATCTGCATTACTGCGATGTGGCCGTGCCGCCCCTGGCGGAAGCCAAGGACGAGTATGAAATCTACTGGCTGCTCACCCGGGAGATCGAGCGCCGGGCCAAGGCGCAGAACCTGCCGGTCTTCGACGGCTGCGGCCGCGGCAACATCGACTGGAAGACCCTGCACCAACGCTACAGCAACCAGGGAGCGCTGGGTCCCAAGGACGCCGAAAAACTCGCGGAAGAAATCCTGCGCAGCGATGCCACCCAGGGCATGACCATCGAAGGCCTGAAAAAGACCGGCATCGCCAAATACACCGCAACGGGGGGCAATGTGCAGGCCGGCGCCTTGAACAACCCGGACTGGAAGGGCAAGGGCGTGTTGAACACCATGACGCGCTTCACCGAGCACAAGGAGCCTTGGCCCACCTACAGCGGCCGGATCACCACCTTCATCGACCACCCCTGGTTCGTCGAGATGCGGGAGCAGTTCACCACCCACAAGGAAAGCCCGAAGGCCGGGGGCGACTATCCCTTCCAGTTCGTCAGTTGCCATGCGCGCTGGTCCATCCATTCCACCTGGCGCGACACGCCGCTGATGCTGCGCCTGCAGCGGGGCGAACCCCTGGTCTGGCTCAACCCGTCCGACGCCGCCAAGGTCGGCGTCAAGGACCACGACTACGCCGAGCTCTACAACGACTACGGCTCGGTGAGGATGCGCATCAAGCATTCCACCATGGTCCGGCCCGGCGTGGCCTACTACTACCATGCCTGGGAACCGCATCAGTTTCCCAATCACCAGTCCTACAAGTGGCTGATTCCGGGGCTGGTGAAGCCGCTCCACATGGCCGGCGGCTACGGCCACATCAACCATGCCATGAACCGCTACCAGCCGGGCAGCGCCGTTCAGGACACCCGTCTGGGCATCCGCCCCTGGACGGGACAATCCACGGGCGCCAAGCCCGTGGCCAACGTTTGA